One Micromonospora craniellae genomic region harbors:
- a CDS encoding aldo/keto reductase family protein — protein MEFRHLGRSGLMVSEISYGNWITHGSQVDQDAAFACVRAALDAGITTFDTADVYAGTRAEDVLGRALEQERREGLEIFTKVYWPTGPGRNDRGLSRKHIMESINGSLRRLRTDYVDLYQAHRYDYSTPLEETMEAFADVVHSGKAHYIGVSEWKASQIREAHALARELRIPLVSSQPQYSMLWRVIESEVVPTSEELGIGQIVWSPMAQGVLTGKYQPGQPPPAGSRATDEKSGAGFIAKWLTDDVLTRVQQLRPLADQAGLTMAQLAVAWVLQNPNVSSAIIGASRPEQVHDNVKAAGVKLDAGLLKAIDEVVEPVTERDPARTESPAERR, from the coding sequence ATGGAATTCCGACACCTGGGCCGTTCCGGCCTGATGGTCAGCGAGATCTCGTACGGCAACTGGATCACCCATGGCTCGCAGGTCGACCAGGACGCCGCGTTCGCCTGCGTCCGAGCCGCCCTGGACGCCGGCATCACCACCTTCGACACCGCCGACGTGTACGCCGGCACCCGCGCCGAGGACGTCCTCGGCCGAGCGCTGGAGCAGGAGCGGCGCGAGGGCCTGGAGATCTTCACCAAGGTGTACTGGCCCACCGGTCCGGGTCGCAACGACCGGGGCCTGTCCCGCAAGCACATCATGGAGTCGATCAACGGGTCGCTGCGCCGGCTGCGGACCGACTACGTCGACCTGTACCAGGCCCACCGGTACGACTACAGCACGCCGCTGGAGGAGACGATGGAGGCTTTCGCCGACGTCGTGCACTCCGGCAAGGCGCACTACATCGGAGTCTCCGAGTGGAAGGCGTCGCAGATCCGCGAGGCCCACGCCCTCGCCCGGGAGTTGCGCATCCCGCTGGTCTCCAGCCAGCCGCAGTACTCGATGCTCTGGCGGGTCATCGAGAGCGAGGTCGTACCCACCAGTGAGGAACTGGGAATCGGTCAGATCGTCTGGTCACCGATGGCGCAGGGCGTCCTCACCGGCAAGTACCAGCCCGGCCAGCCGCCGCCGGCCGGTTCCCGGGCCACCGACGAGAAGTCCGGTGCCGGCTTCATCGCCAAGTGGCTCACCGACGACGTGCTGACCCGGGTGCAGCAGCTCCGGCCGCTGGCCGACCAGGCCGGGCTGACCATGGCCCAGCTCGCCGTCGCGTGGGTGCTGCAGAACCCGAACGTCTCGTCGGCGATCATCGGCGCGTCCCGCCCCGAGCAGGTGCACGACAACGTGAAGGCGGCCGGGGTCAAGCTCGACGCCGGTCTACTCAAGGCGATCGACGAGGTCGTCGAGCCGGTGACCGAGCGGGATCCGGCGCGTACCGAGTCGCCGGCCGAGCGTCGCTGA
- a CDS encoding WG repeat-containing protein, producing the protein MSRGYADRWPGPADPSWVVEPTAEWHPQFPGQRYPGDIGVDRQPPPGRSRSSAVGRAEVPPLAPTRPDGTYVGRSWDDEPDGRPGRQEVPDPRRHDGATGAQSYDRSFADTRPERSGAEGRWSERGRDGITWSEMGPQGATGAPPRRDQRDTDRYPPRDPDRRDRYAPPDLDRRDQREPDRYARRDTDRREPDRYDRRDNDRRTRPEDDRRDTARYARRDPDRRDPDRYGWDAPDRRDADWYDRDTDGRDPDRYARRDPDRRDDRDLDRHARRDPNRRDERDPDRYARRGPDRRDERDPDRYPERPRRPEPTGRDGRWDRNAPFSPAGRPEPGWVPEPDDDRRRLPAARRPADDVDRRSTGDPSPRPRYQWSSHPGEPSVDDRPAVERYDYRDDVSVGDPDSAPYPDGYVDEEPIRATRGEWERPEPPARAPAPARGDLPWPAPGPLRPSTGRDHREYQRPAAPGPGADRHRPDEHRRPGVPDPARPERFDTDRPAAQRPDLDRPVSPAPDDDVLRSGRPHLSVVPDRPVSPAPDSDRPVSPAAGRARPVSPAPERGRPDVTHRDRPLAAVPDRTDDTDRDRATARPDRDRLDRPDRDRPPAAAGNRAPAGDTVRLAPLHQHEVRPAPLHEHQVRPAPLHDQPVVATPPPAPAPSVAAVPPAAGPSPTRPVSAPPTPPPPTHRAVPTSPNSAPPPPVSAPPSQRPVAAPPPGSAPPSQRPVSAPPSHRPVSAPPMHAPAAAGPTHPPLDRPPFDRPAVKRPAVKRPVSETPESQPAAPKPTRFLPPPAEPAAHSPSPAPSESGPGWFGAASSAPAVTPDRPARHGPPGAPVEPSWFSTGSTEADRPVSGPPAPPLATPSLRADAGAPTRPVSTPPVPDVSVPVSAPPAVPVSAVPATSPDRRTGTDPGTLPESGPFPEVDALPTTAPPVSAPPHAGAAPPYIEAAPSDTTAAPPADTTPSDSTPSDTSTTPPDIDTTPPVTDTAHSDAARPDSDTDTAPSETDTDTAFSDADSAATGPPDDEYEAEPEQEDEPEAPADPERLLAHYRWRLDPTTLRELVDDPEDLRELRQGLTDKLASALDNRSRARLLSLRAVASRVLGDLDDALDDGRMALTYAEATGELRRSALAQARLAHVLRWRGEFAEADRMFAEANSAELPDRLRAALHEHAARSCYDQGRLMEACHHFERALDLRGEGDAELLARVRVGLDAIAARAGASGFGPYPRSWDEVLERERAPVPARDGDEGLWGYADAVGDLTVPARYAEAQPFREGLAWVRGPQSDRWSLIDLTGETVVEPTYLAVRPFSDGLAWVVRDDSGWLAVDTAGAVAVPPGFAEVRPFRRGVAAVRREGWGAVDRSGQIVVPTRYHGFHTTLADGRYVDGFTDEGLAVVDLAGRKGVVDRTGQVLVAPAHPVLLIHPVAFLATNGVGQWGALDRRGGSLIDPVFRNPDEVVAEIEGLLSDATPML; encoded by the coding sequence ATGAGTCGCGGCTACGCCGACCGGTGGCCCGGCCCCGCCGATCCGTCCTGGGTCGTCGAACCGACGGCCGAGTGGCATCCCCAGTTCCCGGGCCAGCGATACCCGGGAGACATCGGCGTCGACCGTCAGCCGCCTCCCGGCCGTAGCCGGTCCAGCGCGGTCGGCCGCGCCGAGGTACCGCCGCTCGCGCCGACCCGCCCGGACGGCACGTACGTGGGCCGTTCCTGGGACGACGAGCCGGACGGCCGGCCTGGGCGGCAGGAGGTCCCGGATCCTCGACGCCATGACGGGGCCACCGGCGCCCAGTCGTACGACCGGTCGTTCGCCGATACGCGTCCCGAGCGATCCGGTGCCGAAGGCCGATGGTCCGAGCGCGGACGGGACGGGATCACCTGGTCCGAGATGGGTCCCCAGGGCGCCACCGGTGCACCGCCCCGACGCGACCAGCGCGACACCGACCGGTACCCGCCGAGGGACCCGGACCGTCGCGACCGGTACGCCCCACCCGACCTGGACCGGCGCGACCAGCGAGAGCCGGACCGATACGCCCGCCGCGACACCGACCGGCGGGAACCCGACCGCTACGACCGACGCGACAACGACCGACGCACCCGGCCGGAGGACGACCGACGCGACACCGCCCGCTACGCCCGGCGGGACCCGGACCGGCGGGACCCGGACCGCTACGGCTGGGACGCCCCCGATCGCCGCGACGCCGACTGGTACGACCGCGACACCGACGGCCGTGATCCGGACCGCTACGCCCGACGTGACCCGGACCGCCGCGACGACCGCGACCTCGACCGGCACGCCCGACGTGACCCGAACCGCCGCGACGAGCGCGACCCGGACCGCTACGCCCGACGTGGCCCGGACCGTCGGGACGAGCGCGACCCGGACCGCTATCCCGAGCGCCCACGCCGGCCCGAGCCGACCGGACGCGACGGTCGCTGGGACCGGAACGCGCCGTTCTCCCCCGCCGGGCGCCCGGAACCCGGCTGGGTGCCGGAGCCGGACGACGACCGGCGTCGGCTGCCCGCCGCGCGTCGACCGGCCGATGATGTCGACCGCCGGTCGACAGGTGACCCCTCCCCGCGACCCCGCTACCAATGGAGCAGCCACCCCGGCGAGCCGTCGGTCGACGACCGCCCGGCGGTGGAACGGTACGACTACCGCGACGACGTCAGCGTGGGCGACCCGGACAGCGCTCCGTACCCGGACGGCTACGTCGACGAGGAGCCGATCCGCGCCACGCGGGGCGAGTGGGAACGCCCCGAGCCACCGGCGCGGGCGCCGGCGCCCGCACGCGGAGACCTGCCGTGGCCCGCGCCCGGGCCGCTGCGCCCGAGCACCGGGCGGGACCACCGCGAGTACCAGCGACCGGCGGCACCCGGACCCGGTGCCGACCGGCACCGGCCCGACGAGCACCGCCGCCCCGGCGTCCCGGACCCGGCCCGGCCCGAACGGTTCGACACCGACCGACCGGCCGCCCAGCGTCCCGACCTCGACCGGCCCGTCTCCCCCGCACCCGACGACGACGTACTCCGGTCCGGCCGTCCACACCTGTCAGTGGTCCCCGACCGACCGGTCTCTCCCGCGCCGGACTCGGACCGCCCGGTGTCGCCCGCCGCCGGCCGCGCCCGTCCCGTCTCCCCCGCGCCGGAGCGCGGCCGACCCGACGTCACGCACCGGGACCGGCCGCTCGCCGCAGTCCCGGACCGGACCGACGACACCGACCGCGACCGGGCCACCGCTCGCCCCGACCGGGATCGTCTCGACCGCCCGGACCGGGACCGGCCCCCCGCAGCAGCCGGGAACCGGGCACCCGCCGGGGACACCGTTCGGCTGGCACCGCTGCACCAGCACGAGGTACGCCCCGCACCGCTGCACGAGCACCAGGTGCGGCCCGCTCCCCTGCACGACCAACCGGTCGTCGCCACGCCACCACCAGCCCCGGCGCCCTCGGTCGCAGCGGTACCACCCGCCGCCGGCCCGTCCCCGACCCGCCCGGTCTCCGCACCGCCCACGCCCCCACCGCCCACGCACCGCGCCGTTCCGACGTCACCGAACTCCGCGCCGCCACCGCCGGTCTCCGCACCACCGAGCCAGCGGCCGGTCGCGGCTCCACCGCCGGGCAGCGCGCCGCCGAGTCAGCGACCCGTCTCCGCGCCACCGAGCCACCGACCGGTCTCCGCGCCGCCCATGCACGCGCCTGCGGCCGCCGGGCCGACACACCCGCCTCTTGACCGCCCACCGTTTGACCGGCCAGCGGTCAAACGGCCAGCGGTCAAACGACCGGTCTCGGAGACGCCGGAGTCCCAGCCCGCCGCTCCGAAGCCGACCCGGTTTCTCCCACCGCCGGCCGAGCCGGCCGCACACTCGCCGTCCCCGGCACCGTCGGAGAGCGGGCCGGGATGGTTCGGGGCTGCCAGTTCCGCTCCGGCGGTCACCCCCGACCGACCCGCCCGCCACGGTCCCCCCGGGGCACCGGTGGAGCCTTCCTGGTTCAGCACCGGGTCGACCGAGGCCGACCGACCGGTTTCGGGACCGCCGGCGCCACCCCTTGCGACGCCGTCGCTCCGCGCCGATGCGGGTGCCCCGACACGCCCGGTCTCCACACCACCGGTTCCCGACGTGTCGGTGCCGGTCTCCGCACCGCCCGCCGTACCGGTCTCCGCCGTGCCCGCCACCTCGCCGGATCGGCGGACCGGGACGGACCCGGGCACCTTGCCGGAGTCCGGGCCCTTCCCGGAGGTGGACGCCTTGCCGACGACCGCCCCTCCGGTGTCCGCGCCACCGCACGCCGGGGCCGCACCGCCGTACATCGAGGCTGCGCCGTCGGACACCACCGCCGCACCCCCGGCCGACACCACACCATCCGACAGCACACCATCCGACACCAGCACCACACCACCGGACATCGACACCACGCCGCCGGTTACCGACACCGCACACTCCGACGCCGCACGCCCAGACAGCGACACCGACACCGCGCCCTCGGAAACCGACACCGACACCGCGTTCTCGGACGCCGACTCGGCGGCGACGGGGCCGCCGGACGACGAGTACGAGGCCGAGCCGGAGCAGGAGGACGAGCCCGAGGCACCGGCCGACCCCGAGCGGTTGCTGGCGCACTACCGCTGGCGGCTCGACCCGACGACGCTGCGCGAACTGGTCGACGATCCGGAGGACCTGCGCGAGCTCCGGCAGGGGCTCACCGACAAACTCGCCTCCGCCCTGGACAACCGTTCCCGGGCCCGGCTGCTGAGCCTGCGGGCGGTGGCCTCGCGCGTACTCGGCGATCTCGACGACGCGTTGGACGACGGCCGGATGGCCCTGACCTACGCGGAGGCGACCGGGGAACTGCGGCGGTCCGCGCTGGCACAGGCCCGGTTGGCGCACGTGTTGCGCTGGCGGGGCGAGTTCGCCGAGGCGGACCGGATGTTCGCGGAGGCCAACTCGGCGGAGCTGCCGGACCGGTTGCGCGCCGCCCTGCACGAGCACGCCGCCCGCTCCTGCTACGACCAGGGCCGGTTGATGGAGGCGTGCCACCACTTCGAGCGCGCTCTCGACCTGCGCGGCGAGGGGGACGCCGAGTTGCTGGCCCGGGTACGCGTCGGGCTGGACGCGATCGCGGCGCGCGCCGGGGCGAGCGGCTTCGGGCCGTACCCGCGTAGTTGGGACGAGGTGTTGGAGCGGGAGCGGGCCCCGGTGCCCGCCCGCGACGGCGACGAGGGCCTGTGGGGGTACGCCGACGCCGTTGGTGACCTGACCGTGCCGGCCCGGTACGCCGAGGCCCAGCCGTTCCGGGAGGGTCTGGCCTGGGTACGCGGCCCGCAGAGCGACCGGTGGTCGTTGATCGACCTGACCGGTGAGACGGTGGTCGAGCCGACCTACCTCGCGGTGCGCCCCTTCTCCGACGGGCTGGCCTGGGTGGTGCGGGACGACAGCGGCTGGCTGGCGGTGGACACCGCGGGTGCGGTGGCGGTGCCGCCCGGTTTCGCCGAGGTGCGGCCGTTCCGCCGGGGTGTGGCGGCGGTCCGCCGGGAGGGGTGGGGTGCCGTGGACCGCAGCGGGCAGATCGTGGTGCCGACCCGCTACCACGGTTTCCACACCACGCTCGCCGACGGCCGGTACGTTGACGGCTTCACCGACGAGGGGCTGGCCGTGGTCGACCTGGCCGGGCGCAAGGGTGTGGTGGACCGGACCGGTCAGGTGCTCGTGGCTCCGGCCCACCCGGTGCTGCTGATCCATCCGGTGGCCTTCCTGGCCACCAACGGCGTCGGGCAGTGGGGCGCACTGGACCGGCGCGGCGGGTCGCTGATCGACCCGGTGTTCCGCAACCCGGACGAGGTCGTCGCGGAGATCGAGGGACTGCTCAGCGACGCCACCCCGATGCTCTGA
- a CDS encoding AzlC family ABC transporter permease codes for MRTPERTPEAGVLRDVAAIGAAMVAVGVSFGAVAVAAGIPGWAAVTMSVVVYAGGAQFMAVGLLAAGSPVAAVLAGLLLNARHLPFGLTLGETIGRRLRDRLLGSHLMTDEATAFTLARPPGADRRRAFWLAGVLLFLAWNVGTVLGVLVGGVAGDPAALGLDAAFPAGLIALLLPSLRDPETRRVALAGAVVAVLTTPLLPAGLPVLLALAGPGLLAVQRIRARSAPAGTPEAAAHGGTLKTSAPGGLPQIVAPGSGPVPVDVHDVPRADAPGTGPVPAGRGEKEPC; via the coding sequence ATGCGTACGCCAGAACGAACGCCGGAGGCGGGCGTGCTCCGTGACGTCGCCGCCATCGGTGCGGCGATGGTCGCCGTGGGCGTCTCGTTCGGTGCGGTCGCCGTCGCGGCCGGAATCCCCGGCTGGGCCGCCGTGACCATGTCGGTGGTGGTGTACGCCGGAGGCGCGCAGTTCATGGCGGTCGGGTTGCTGGCCGCCGGTAGTCCGGTCGCCGCCGTCCTCGCCGGGCTGCTGCTCAACGCCCGGCACCTTCCGTTCGGGCTGACCCTCGGTGAAACGATCGGCCGTCGGCTGCGGGACCGCCTGCTCGGCAGTCACCTGATGACCGACGAGGCGACGGCGTTCACCCTGGCCCGGCCGCCCGGCGCCGACCGCCGCCGGGCGTTCTGGCTCGCCGGTGTGCTGCTCTTCCTGGCCTGGAACGTCGGCACCGTGCTCGGCGTGCTGGTCGGCGGGGTGGCCGGTGACCCGGCGGCACTCGGGTTGGACGCGGCCTTCCCGGCCGGTCTGATCGCCCTGCTGCTGCCCAGCCTGCGCGACCCCGAGACCCGGCGGGTGGCGCTGGCCGGTGCCGTGGTGGCGGTACTCACCACACCGCTGCTCCCGGCCGGTCTGCCGGTCCTGCTCGCGCTGGCCGGACCGGGGCTGCTGGCCGTCCAGCGGATCCGGGCCCGCTCCGCGCCGGCCGGCACGCCGGAGGCCGCTGCGCATGGTGGCACGCTGAAGACCTCCGCGCCGGGCGGTCTGCCGCAGATCGTTGCGCCGGGGAGCGGGCCGGTGCCCGTCGACGTGCACGACGTGCCGAGAGCCGACGCGCCGGGGACCGGGCCGGTGCCGGCGGGGCGAGGGGAGAAGGAGCCGTGCTGA
- a CDS encoding AzlD domain-containing protein, whose amino-acid sequence MLIAAIVALAVGTYAFRVAGVLLRDRLDMPAGARQLLPVGAAALLAALAATAALTEAGGFAGWARPTGVLVGVALAWRRAPFVVVVLAAAGTAAVLRLLGVP is encoded by the coding sequence GTGCTGATCGCGGCGATCGTGGCGCTGGCCGTCGGGACGTACGCCTTTCGGGTGGCCGGGGTGCTGTTGCGTGACCGGCTCGACATGCCGGCGGGGGCGCGGCAGTTGCTGCCGGTCGGCGCGGCGGCCCTGCTGGCGGCGCTGGCGGCCACCGCGGCGCTGACCGAGGCGGGCGGGTTCGCGGGCTGGGCCCGCCCGACGGGAGTGCTGGTCGGGGTGGCGCTGGCGTGGCGGCGCGCGCCGTTCGTGGTGGTGGTCCTCGCCGCCGCCGGCACCGCCGCGGTGCTGCGCCTGCTCGGCGTGCCGTGA
- a CDS encoding helix-turn-helix domain-containing protein, producing the protein MAPEPTPPLATIAAALRYERRVDISLTELARRAGIARSALSQLESGVGNPSVETLWELGVALDVGWRSTCRSAGRSSHGRPRSGGLRDLPGRRPAPLRGPRAGYLRDAGDGAPLTRCGCRDGELTKGGGSPEVRPDQRPKCPDQ; encoded by the coding sequence ATGGCCCCCGAACCCACTCCCCCGTTGGCCACCATCGCCGCCGCCCTCCGCTACGAGCGGCGGGTGGACATCTCCCTCACCGAGCTAGCCCGGCGGGCCGGCATCGCCAGGTCGGCCCTGTCGCAGCTGGAGTCCGGTGTCGGTAACCCCAGCGTGGAGACACTGTGGGAGCTCGGGGTGGCGCTCGACGTGGGGTGGCGCTCGACGTGCCGTTCAGCCGGTCGGTCGAGCCACGGGCGACCACGGTCCGGGGGACTACGCGACCTTCCCGGGCGACGCCCCGCACCGCTACGAGGCCCTCGCGCCGGGTACCTTCGCGATGCTGGTGATGGAGCACCCCTGACCCGCTGCGGGTGCCGCGACGGCGAGTTGACCAAGGGTGGCGGATCGCCCGAAGTCCGACCCGACCAAAGACCTAAATGTCCTGATCAATAG